A genomic region of Arachis stenosperma cultivar V10309 chromosome 9, arast.V10309.gnm1.PFL2, whole genome shotgun sequence contains the following coding sequences:
- the LOC130949889 gene encoding uncharacterized protein LOC130949889 — translation MVKEEWRGLGEVQFTKKLKALTIPLSRWHKEKFGDIDLKVQQLEDEIKKLDDLASDGVYDGTMEARRRALVSFCKRWYIRKEIHWKQVSRSRHAKYMDKNTRYFHNLASPRRRNNRIDALVISGRLVRNQARIKSAIRDFYKNLYNQEAPPLVGIRDGLVNKIQEEDATDLERMPSANEINESVWDCESSKAPGCDGYNMNFIKKCWGEIGTEFTVAVMDFFQSATLPRDSNVTWVALALKFVGAREVKDLQPISMVGCVYKVISKVLVQRMRRVMPDLVGETQSAFVQERKIHDGALITFETVQWLKQRKKKLAIIKLDFQKAYDRVK, via the coding sequence ATGGTGAAGGAGGAATGGAGGGGTCTAGGTGAGGTTCAATTTACTAAAAAGTTGAAGGCTTTGACGATACCTTTGAGTAGATGGCACAAGGAGAAGTTTGGTGATATTGATTTGAAGGTACAGCAGTTGGAAGATGAAATCAAAAAGTTGGATGATTTGGCTAGTGATGGAGTTTATGATGGGACTATGGAGGCAAGAAGGAGAGCTCTAGTTAGCTTCTGTAAGCGTTGGTATATCAGGAAAGAAATCCATTGGAAGCAGGTGTCAAGGTCCCGACATGCTAAGTACATGGATAAGAACACTAgatattttcataatttagcctcaccaagaagaagaaataatcGGATTGATGCGTTGGTGATAAGTGGCAGATTGGTGAGGAATCAAGCCAGGATAAAGAGTGCAATAAGAGATTTTTACAAGAACTTGTATAATCAAGAAGCGCCACCTTTGGTAGGTATTCGGGATGGTCTAGTTAACAAGATACAAGAAGAGGACGCTACAGACTTAGAGAGGATGCCTTCGGCTAACGAAATAAATGAATCAGTTTGGGATTGCGAGTCGTCTAAGGCCCCTGGCTGTGATGGCTACAATATGAACTTCATAAAGAAGTGTTGGGGAGAAATTGGTACTGAGTTTACTGTAGCTGTCATGGATTTCTTCCAGTCAGCTACGCTACCAAGAGATTCTAATGTTACATGGGTGGCTTTGGCTCTGAAGTTTGTGGGAGCAAGGGAGGTTAAAGATCTTCAGCCGATTAGCATGGTAGGGTGTGTGTATAAGGTCATTTCGAAGGTGTTGGTGCAGAGAATGAGAAGAGTAATGCCTGACTTAGTAGGGGAGACTCAGAGTGCGTTTGTGCAGGAGAGGAAGATTCATGATGGGGCTTTGATTACGTTTGAAACTGTGCAATGGTTGaagcaaagaaagaagaaattgGCAATAATCAAACTGGACTTTCAAAAAGCTTACGATAGAGTCAAATGA